The Ancylobacter sp. SL191 nucleotide sequence TCCGCTGCCGCGAAGTTCGCTTTCGGCTCTGACCATTGCGATTTCGAAGAGCATCGCATTCTGAAGGCTGCTGGCTTCAATTGCTGCTGCCGGGATGGGTTCGATGCCGCCGAAGGTGAACATTTCGGCATTTAGTGCATTAACGAGCCCAGCGGTCAGGCGGGGAAAGAGGATGTCGAGAACGCCTGGAATATCTCGCGCAACCGTCCGTGGGTCGCGTGCAGGGAGGCGTCTAACTGGCATGCGCCACCCAATCCTGGAACAGGGCTCCGAAGTCGCCCTGGGTGTGCTTCTCTATTCCAAGCCGCCAAGCCACTGATAGCGCGCCGCGCAACTGATTTCGTGAGTGCTCGCCCTCATCTCCGAATGCACCTGCCGCCAGCCAGAGCATCCGTTGTTCGTCAGCCCCCATGGTCTGCCACTGGTTGCGAAGACGGGTGAAGCTCGCTCGGTCGCGCCAGTGGCGCCAACAGTCGATGCAGGCACGACGAACCGATGCAGACTGTGTGTGGTCGTAGGTCCTGCGCACGAAGACGCCGCGGATGTCGGTCCTGACGAACCGGATCGCCCGTAGGTAATGAAGCATGTTGGCTTCTGGAACGAGAAGATGGGCAGCGGCGCCCGGGATGCGGTCGAGCAGTTGGTCGATGACATCGAAGATCGAAGCAAACTCGTCATTTGCCCGAACAGCATAGACGCCACGCATGATCTTCGACCAAGAGGCGCGGAAAGAATCGAGATTGTTGGTATCGAGAAGAGTAGCGCAAAGCTGAACTGCGATGCTCGGCTCCTGAAACTTGAGCGCGCGTCCGATCTGGGCGAGCACGAACGCGTCTGGCTGTGACTTCTCCCGTTCGAGGTCGAGCAGAAAAGATATGTCTATCTTCTCGAACGATTGCTTGAGTTTCTCGTACTCGGCTGTGGCGCTATCAGAATAAGGGTCGAAATGGAGATCCAACTCCCTCAGCGCGAGACTCGCATCCTCGCCATCACCCAACTGGGCCGCGACGAAGTCGCGATAGTGTTTCGCACTAAGGATCGTCGTTTTACTACGGTTGAGAGAAAGTCCATAATCTGCGAGCGCGTGTGATAGATTCGACAGCGCTTTATAGGCGTCCTGCCGGGAACGACAGATCAATGTATAGTCGTCGACATAACGATGCCAGGCGAGTCCGCCATCAGTGAGAGAGCGATCGATCGGCGTCATCATCACTTCGGCCAGTATCCGCGAGCACTGACCACCGACCGGCAGACCAAACGAACGACCGGCCGCCAGTTGGCTCAGTATACGATCAATTTGAACTGCTACGGTCGAGGCAGGCGCCAGATCCTTGACGATGTTCTCCAATCGATGATGATAAATATGC carries:
- a CDS encoding RNA-directed DNA polymerase — protein: MIKVDTSCFLRAALEIGHSGDNDTLPYDLDAGFVKERADDLAALCHDLFQNIEKGKVGKVASFMNGLAIAAERLLVPSGPHGFRITTKIHPFWNLYLNGLGLAIAEANESQRSDRAHSYRLASQGPGFFDRSRSWRSYKLATLDELDLNEEGSVVIQTDISSFYEHIYHHRLENIVKDLAPASTVAVQIDRILSQLAAGRSFGLPVGGQCSRILAEVMMTPIDRSLTDGGLAWHRYVDDYTLICRSRQDAYKALSNLSHALADYGLSLNRSKTTILSAKHYRDFVAAQLGDGEDASLALRELDLHFDPYSDSATAEYEKLKQSFEKIDISFLLDLEREKSQPDAFVLAQIGRALKFQEPSIAVQLCATLLDTNNLDSFRASWSKIMRGVYAVRANDEFASIFDVIDQLLDRIPGAAAHLLVPEANMLHYLRAIRFVRTDIRGVFVRRTYDHTQSASVRRACIDCWRHWRDRASFTRLRNQWQTMGADEQRMLWLAAGAFGDEGEHSRNQLRGALSVAWRLGIEKHTQGDFGALFQDWVAHAS